From Rudanella lutea DSM 19387, a single genomic window includes:
- a CDS encoding ATP-dependent helicase, which yields MIDYISSLNDPQREAVTHGNGPLMIIAGAGSGKTRVLTYRIAYLIENGVDPFRILSLTFTNKAAGEMRHRIEKVVGSEARNIWMGTFHSVFAKILRIEARAIGYTSNFSIYDTDDSKSLLRSIIKEMGLDDKVYRANSVFSRISAAKNRLIGPEDYLANPVIKADDESARMPEVGRIYKEYARRCFAANAMDFDDLLFNTNVLFRDHLDILNKYQHKFQHVMVDEFQDTNVSQYLITRKLAAVHQNICVVGDDAQSIYAFRGANIENILNFQRDYGKDAVKIVKLEQNYRSTRHIVEAANSVIARNRNQLEKNVFTDNSEGALIDVIKASSDNEEGRLVAQAIFEAKMQDGLRNNDFAILYRTNAQSRAFEEALRKLSIKYRIIGGLSFYQRKEIKDLIAYLRFTVNQQDEEAFKRIINLPKRGIGDTTVAKISVLASEKNVPIWEIVGNVSQHIAGRASIAIEGFSDLIKSFNLLIDKKDAYEVSAHIAKASGLLKDLYEDKTVEGLARYENVQELLNAIKEFVDNPENDDKSLSAFLQTVSLLTTADEKEDDGDNDKVTLMTIHAAKGLEFKNVHIVGLEEELFPSQMMLESRADLEEERRLFYVAITRAERRLTMSYAESRYHYGRLKMCEPSRFLMEVDQRHLKMARTHTERSGYGATRQDAREGSRTTDRTIPDRDRNEMPTAGSMSFVRSLAQKTARTQSPQPAVAHTPSAGFVPSDTSNLAAGMKVEHTKFGFGTVKSMDINGTERKAVIQFDTAGEKTLLLSFAKLRIVE from the coding sequence ATGATCGACTATATTTCGAGCTTAAATGACCCCCAGCGCGAAGCCGTTACCCACGGCAACGGGCCGTTGATGATTATAGCCGGGGCGGGGTCAGGAAAAACCCGTGTGCTTACTTACCGGATTGCCTACCTGATCGAAAACGGGGTCGATCCGTTCCGGATTCTGTCGCTGACGTTTACCAATAAGGCTGCTGGCGAAATGCGGCACCGGATTGAGAAGGTGGTCGGGAGCGAGGCCCGCAATATCTGGATGGGGACCTTCCACTCGGTTTTTGCCAAGATCCTCCGCATTGAGGCCCGGGCCATTGGCTACACCAGCAATTTTTCTATTTACGATACCGACGATTCTAAGTCGTTGCTCCGGTCTATTATCAAAGAGATGGGGCTCGACGATAAGGTGTACCGAGCTAATAGTGTGTTCAGCCGGATTTCGGCGGCCAAAAACCGGCTTATCGGCCCCGAAGATTACCTGGCCAATCCGGTTATCAAGGCCGACGACGAATCGGCGCGGATGCCCGAGGTGGGGCGTATCTACAAAGAGTACGCCCGGCGTTGCTTTGCGGCCAACGCTATGGACTTCGACGATCTGCTGTTCAATACCAACGTCCTGTTCCGCGATCACTTAGATATTCTGAACAAATACCAGCACAAATTTCAGCACGTGATGGTCGATGAGTTTCAGGATACCAACGTGTCGCAGTACCTCATCACGCGGAAGCTCGCGGCTGTTCACCAGAATATCTGCGTCGTAGGCGATGATGCCCAGAGTATCTATGCCTTCCGGGGGGCCAACATCGAGAACATTCTGAACTTTCAGCGCGACTACGGAAAAGACGCTGTTAAGATCGTGAAGCTGGAACAAAATTACCGCTCTACCAGGCACATTGTCGAAGCGGCAAACTCGGTGATTGCCCGCAACCGGAATCAGCTCGAAAAGAACGTTTTCACGGATAACTCGGAGGGAGCCCTGATCGACGTAATCAAGGCGTCGTCGGACAATGAAGAGGGGCGACTGGTGGCGCAGGCTATTTTTGAGGCCAAAATGCAGGACGGCCTGCGCAACAACGATTTTGCCATTCTGTACCGGACCAACGCGCAGTCGAGGGCGTTTGAAGAAGCTCTCCGCAAACTGAGCATCAAGTACCGGATCATTGGCGGTCTGTCGTTTTACCAGCGTAAGGAAATCAAAGACCTGATTGCTTACCTGCGTTTTACGGTCAATCAGCAGGACGAAGAAGCCTTCAAACGAATTATCAACCTGCCCAAGCGGGGTATTGGCGATACCACAGTAGCCAAAATATCGGTACTGGCGTCGGAGAAAAACGTACCGATCTGGGAAATTGTGGGTAACGTGAGCCAGCATATTGCCGGGCGGGCCTCCATTGCCATTGAAGGATTTTCCGATTTGATTAAGAGCTTCAATCTGCTCATCGACAAGAAAGACGCCTATGAGGTTTCGGCGCATATTGCCAAGGCATCGGGCCTGCTGAAAGACCTCTACGAAGACAAAACCGTGGAAGGCCTGGCTCGCTACGAGAACGTGCAGGAATTGTTGAATGCGATCAAAGAGTTTGTCGACAATCCCGAAAACGACGACAAAAGCCTGAGCGCCTTCCTGCAAACGGTGTCTTTGCTGACCACAGCCGACGAGAAAGAGGACGATGGCGACAACGACAAGGTGACACTCATGACCATTCACGCGGCCAAAGGGCTGGAGTTCAAGAATGTACACATTGTGGGTCTGGAAGAAGAGCTGTTTCCGAGTCAGATGATGCTCGAAAGCCGGGCGGATCTGGAAGAAGAACGCCGGTTATTTTATGTAGCCATCACCCGCGCCGAACGGCGGCTGACGATGTCGTATGCCGAGTCGCGCTACCATTATGGCCGGTTAAAAATGTGCGAGCCCAGCCGGTTTCTGATGGAGGTCGATCAGCGACACCTCAAAATGGCCCGGACGCATACCGAACGCAGCGGTTACGGGGCTACCCGGCAGGACGCCCGCGAGGGCAGCCGTACGACGGACCGTACCATTCCCGACCGCGACCGAAACGAGATGCCAACGGCCGGCTCGATGAGTTTTGTGCGGTCGTTGGCGCAGAAAACTGCCCGGACACAGTCGCCCCAGCCTGCGGTGGCACACACACCGTCGGCCGGTTTTGTGCCGAGCGATACGTCTAACCTGGCTGCGGGTATGAAGGTCGAGCATACCAAGTTTGGTTTCGGTACGGTGAAGAGTATGGATATCAACGGCACCGAACGCAAAGCCGTCATTCAGTTCGATACGGCTGGCGAGAAAACGTTGCTGCTCAGCTTCGCCAAGCTGCGGATTGTGGAGTGA
- a CDS encoding Uma2 family endonuclease produces MITPTQSVLSFPSNLQTVAEFELWERQHIHEGSYEFVRGRIIPKPAMKQDEFYIAAFLTRLFTRTEAYQQGHELLPEADSYVDGVRKRVPDLAYFTADQLLAIRRGGRVSTRFAIEILSDSESFEDVVEKIQDYFDADAQLVWYIVPNKQRIYVYNSPDESKAYKGSDLISASAVVPGFEFRVEELFG; encoded by the coding sequence ATGATTACCCCCACTCAATCTGTCCTATCGTTCCCTTCTAATCTACAGACCGTAGCCGAATTTGAACTATGGGAGCGGCAGCACATCCACGAAGGCAGCTACGAGTTTGTTCGGGGGCGAATCATTCCAAAACCCGCCATGAAACAGGACGAGTTTTACATAGCCGCTTTCCTGACCCGGCTTTTCACACGCACCGAAGCGTACCAACAAGGCCACGAATTACTCCCCGAAGCCGATTCGTACGTGGACGGTGTCCGTAAGCGTGTCCCTGACCTCGCTTATTTCACCGCCGATCAGCTATTAGCTATTCGTCGGGGTGGGCGGGTCAGTACCCGGTTTGCTATAGAGATCCTGTCCGATTCTGAATCCTTCGAAGACGTTGTGGAGAAAATTCAGGACTATTTCGACGCCGACGCTCAGTTGGTATGGTACATCGTCCCCAACAAGCAACGGATCTATGTGTACAACTCCCCAGATGAGTCGAAGGCTTACAAAGGATCGGATCTCATTTCGGCTTCAGCGGTAGTACCGGGGTTTGAGTTTCGGGTTGAGGAGTTGTTTGGGTGA
- a CDS encoding RNA polymerase sigma factor: METKLYIDRTVDLVERCKLGERKAQYDLYRQYAKAMYNVSLRILNHAAEAEDSLQEAFLDAFNHIHSFRGQSTFGAWLKQIVVNRAINHLRSRRVEFVELDTTRTGTDESAESLDWASPEPYDETEINFDVERVRKAMQQLSEGYRVVLSLYLFEGYDHEEIGQILNISETTSRTQFMRGRKRLLTVLATNEQD, from the coding sequence TTGGAAACGAAACTGTACATAGACCGAACCGTTGACCTTGTTGAACGCTGCAAGCTTGGCGAGCGCAAGGCCCAGTATGACTTGTATCGCCAATACGCGAAGGCGATGTACAACGTCAGTCTGCGAATCCTGAACCATGCGGCCGAGGCTGAGGATTCGTTGCAGGAAGCGTTTCTGGATGCTTTCAACCACATTCACTCCTTCCGGGGGCAGAGTACATTTGGCGCCTGGCTGAAGCAGATTGTGGTAAACCGGGCCATCAACCACCTCCGGAGCAGGCGGGTTGAATTTGTCGAACTCGATACCACCCGTACCGGCACCGACGAGTCGGCCGAGTCGCTCGACTGGGCGTCGCCGGAGCCGTACGACGAAACCGAGATCAATTTCGATGTGGAGCGGGTACGCAAGGCGATGCAACAACTGTCGGAAGGGTACCGGGTCGTATTGTCGCTGTATCTGTTTGAAGGGTATGACCACGAAGAGATTGGTCAGATTCTGAACATCAGCGAAACTACATCCCGAACACAGTTTATGCGGGGGCGGAAACGATTGTTGACTGTATTGGCCACCAATGAGCAAGACTAA
- a CDS encoding FlxA-like family protein, with the protein MKNNLERFIRDNREDFDADEPSLDLWARIESGITIPDSSANQDHAGPAKAGLLADLMTEPVQTPHNKRPFGSVYRGGWQNTLGFNRWMAASVAVLLLVGSFWLLNYRYGVAEQPEVVAVSPTYAKEFVQYTRLVDAKREELKSMTASNPSLYEAFASDLSRLERNYQNLKADLPATPNQEVLVQAMIQNLQLQIDLLNEQLRVIQRMKGQNNKTNENLI; encoded by the coding sequence ATGAAAAATAACCTTGAACGATTTATCCGCGATAACCGCGAAGATTTTGACGCCGACGAGCCTTCCCTCGATTTGTGGGCACGCATCGAGTCGGGCATCACAATCCCGGACTCGTCGGCGAATCAGGACCATGCAGGACCGGCCAAAGCGGGGCTTCTGGCCGACCTCATGACCGAACCCGTACAAACACCCCACAACAAGCGCCCGTTTGGGTCTGTGTACCGGGGGGGCTGGCAAAATACGTTGGGCTTCAACCGCTGGATGGCGGCCTCGGTAGCCGTGCTGTTGCTGGTAGGTAGCTTTTGGCTCCTCAACTACCGCTACGGCGTGGCCGAACAACCCGAGGTGGTAGCCGTGAGCCCGACATATGCCAAAGAGTTTGTGCAGTACACCCGCTTAGTCGACGCCAAGCGTGAGGAGCTGAAGTCAATGACAGCCAGTAACCCGTCGCTCTATGAGGCCTTTGCCAGCGATTTGAGCCGCCTGGAGCGCAATTACCAGAATCTGAAGGCCGACCTCCCGGCTACCCCGAACCAGGAAGTGCTGGTGCAGGCCATGATTCAGAATTTACAATTACAGATTGACCTCCTGAATGAACAGCTGCGTGTAATTCAGCGCATGAAAGGACAAAACAACAAGACAAATGAAAACCTTATATAA
- a CDS encoding DUF4097 family beta strand repeat-containing protein, which yields MKTLYKVAYLLLLPLSLAAANTPIEDGQGAIEKKRTVIKMFDVDQKDKLLIDNQFGQVNVDLWDKNEIRVQIVITANASTDSRAQDFLNSVEITDKRDGDQITLKTELQKQSGSWTNWGNGNGEKNYVRIDYTVQMPRNNALTVRNKFGNTHVATFQAPLNIYTRYGNFTAQQLSGRQNDIDVAFGNADIRNMDAGKLAIAYSNLELDKANVLVLNNKFGKLKIGEVGKIDANISYSGARIGTLRESCKMKLDFSGGFQIEQLKSADNVDIQANYSSVALPINAETGYDFDVSVTYGGFKYPNGQNLLLTTQPNDENRPGKSRQYIGKIGRGSGPRVRVVSKFGDVTFR from the coding sequence ATGAAAACCTTATATAAAGTAGCGTACCTGTTGTTGCTGCCGCTCTCGTTGGCAGCAGCCAACACCCCAATCGAAGACGGTCAGGGGGCCATTGAGAAAAAGAGAACCGTCATCAAGATGTTCGATGTGGACCAGAAAGACAAGCTTCTGATCGACAATCAGTTCGGGCAAGTCAACGTGGATCTGTGGGATAAAAACGAGATTCGGGTCCAGATCGTGATTACGGCCAACGCTAGCACCGACAGCCGCGCGCAGGATTTCCTGAACTCAGTAGAAATCACCGACAAGCGCGACGGCGACCAGATTACCCTCAAAACGGAGTTGCAGAAACAGTCGGGCAGCTGGACAAACTGGGGAAATGGCAATGGCGAAAAGAACTATGTCCGGATTGATTACACCGTGCAGATGCCCCGCAACAACGCGCTTACGGTCCGTAATAAGTTTGGTAACACCCACGTGGCTACGTTCCAGGCTCCGCTGAACATCTACACCCGCTACGGCAACTTTACGGCCCAGCAACTCAGCGGACGGCAAAACGACATCGATGTGGCTTTCGGCAATGCCGACATCCGCAACATGGACGCGGGCAAACTCGCCATTGCGTACTCGAACCTCGAACTCGACAAAGCGAATGTGCTGGTTCTGAACAACAAGTTTGGCAAGCTGAAAATTGGTGAAGTAGGCAAGATCGACGCGAACATCAGCTACTCAGGTGCCCGGATCGGCACCCTGCGGGAGTCGTGCAAAATGAAGCTCGACTTCTCGGGCGGGTTCCAGATCGAACAGCTCAAATCAGCCGACAACGTCGATATTCAGGCCAATTATTCGTCGGTAGCCCTGCCTATCAATGCCGAAACCGGCTACGACTTCGATGTATCGGTAACGTACGGCGGGTTCAAATACCCCAACGGTCAGAACCTCCTGCTGACCACCCAGCCTAACGACGAAAACCGACCGGGCAAAAGTCGGCAGTACATCGGTAAAATTGGCCGGGGCTCCGGGCCTCGCGTACGGGTCGTGTCAAAATTCGGCGACGTTACCTTTCGGTAG
- a CDS encoding cupin domain-containing protein, translated as MTAHDFVQAYHMQPHPEGGYFAETYRSAETIAHEALPARFTGGRAFSTAIYFLLERHHRSALHRIQADEVWHFYAGGPLNVYVIDPAGALSVIRLGNNPAAGEVFQAVVPAGCWFGSKPAEGVSFSLVGCTVAPGFDFADFEMAERTDLLRHYPQHREVIELLTD; from the coding sequence ATGACTGCACACGATTTTGTTCAGGCTTACCACATGCAGCCGCACCCCGAAGGGGGCTACTTTGCGGAGACCTACCGCTCGGCAGAAACCATAGCGCACGAGGCTCTGCCCGCCCGGTTTACGGGGGGGCGGGCGTTCAGTACGGCTATTTACTTTTTGCTGGAGAGGCACCATCGGTCGGCGCTGCACCGGATTCAGGCCGATGAGGTATGGCATTTTTACGCCGGTGGCCCGCTGAACGTGTACGTCATCGACCCGGCCGGGGCTTTGTCGGTGATCCGACTGGGAAACAACCCGGCTGCGGGCGAGGTGTTTCAGGCGGTGGTACCGGCCGGTTGCTGGTTCGGGTCGAAACCGGCCGAGGGCGTTTCTTTCTCGCTTGTAGGTTGTACCGTAGCACCGGGCTTTGACTTTGCCGACTTCGAGATGGCCGAGCGGACCGACTTGCTCCGGCATTATCCGCAACACCGCGAGGTAATCGAATTACTAACCGATTAA
- the tpiA gene encoding triose-phosphate isomerase: MRKRIVAGNWKMNKTYEEAVALVSEVVNMVKDEVTGNTEVVLCPPFVYLTTLKQYIPAGGRISLGAQNCHEKASGAYTGEVAASMLQSIGVEYVILGHSERREYFGETNAQLAAKVDAALANGLKPIFCCGESLDMRENGDYIGFVKAQITESLFHLSAEQFANIVIAYEPIWAIGTGLTASSQQAQDMHLALRQHLASQYGEEVAQNTSILYGGSANAQNAAELFSQPDVDGGLIGGASLKSRDFTTVVKANN; this comes from the coding sequence ATGCGGAAGCGAATAGTTGCTGGTAACTGGAAAATGAATAAGACCTACGAAGAGGCTGTAGCGCTGGTTTCGGAGGTTGTAAACATGGTAAAAGACGAGGTGACCGGGAATACCGAGGTGGTGCTTTGCCCGCCCTTTGTGTACCTGACCACCCTGAAACAATATATCCCGGCCGGGGGGCGTATTTCGCTGGGCGCGCAGAACTGCCACGAAAAAGCCTCAGGTGCTTATACGGGCGAAGTGGCCGCGTCGATGTTGCAGTCGATCGGGGTTGAGTACGTCATTCTGGGGCACAGCGAGCGCCGGGAGTATTTTGGCGAAACTAACGCACAGTTGGCCGCTAAGGTTGATGCAGCCCTGGCCAACGGCCTGAAGCCTATTTTCTGCTGTGGTGAGTCGCTCGATATGCGCGAAAACGGTGATTATATCGGTTTTGTGAAAGCGCAAATCACCGAGAGCCTGTTTCACCTGAGCGCCGAGCAGTTTGCCAACATTGTGATTGCCTACGAGCCGATCTGGGCAATCGGTACGGGCCTGACGGCTTCGTCGCAGCAGGCGCAGGATATGCACCTAGCCTTGCGCCAACACCTGGCGAGTCAGTATGGTGAAGAGGTAGCCCAGAATACCTCTATTCTGTACGGCGGTAGCGCCAACGCTCAAAATGCGGCCGAGTTGTTTTCGCAACCCGATGTAGATGGCGGCCTGATTGGCGGTGCCTCACTGAAGTCGCGCGATTTCACGACGGTGGTAAAGGCGAATAACTAA
- a CDS encoding aspartyl protease family protein, translating to MKVLLLVMGWLFCLGSSVQATPDKHVPDKDRFGFFLAGNRSWARIPFQLHSNLIIIPIRINNSDTLRFILDTGVSSTIVTDPKAIRNQKLRFTRKVKLAGAGEGGNLTASVAIDNQLSIGYLRANRHNIVVLDEDVLKLSEYVGVPIHGIFGYDLFNTFVVTIDFQLHEITLTRPDKYRYRQRHGEKYPITIQDTKPYTDAMTLVEGNRVTPLRVILDTGAGHALLLDRTRNPENLPLPDRIIRAQLGRGLNGVINGSMGRLPKVRFGRYELDNILASFPDSVAFGTKLTNSPERVGNVGCELLRRFKITFNYRDGFIVMKPIRRIMKETFEHDMSGLELKARGESFQNYYIGRIIEGSPADLAGLVEGDELLLINNTAAHNMSISDIYKLLQRGEGKEVTMVVRRKGHIALAQFVLKRVI from the coding sequence ATGAAAGTGCTTTTACTGGTCATGGGTTGGCTGTTTTGTCTCGGTAGCTCGGTACAGGCTACCCCCGACAAACACGTACCCGATAAAGATCGGTTTGGCTTTTTTTTGGCGGGAAACCGTAGCTGGGCCCGCATTCCGTTTCAGCTTCACTCCAACCTGATTATTATCCCGATCCGGATCAATAATTCCGACACGCTACGCTTTATTCTGGATACGGGCGTCAGCAGCACCATCGTAACCGATCCGAAAGCCATCCGAAACCAGAAGCTTCGGTTTACGCGTAAGGTTAAACTTGCCGGAGCAGGCGAGGGTGGCAATCTGACGGCTTCGGTAGCCATCGACAATCAGCTCAGTATTGGCTACCTACGGGCCAATCGCCATAACATTGTCGTGCTTGATGAAGATGTGCTGAAACTTTCGGAATACGTAGGCGTGCCGATTCACGGCATATTCGGATACGACCTGTTCAATACGTTTGTGGTCACCATCGATTTTCAGCTGCACGAGATCACCCTCACCCGGCCCGATAAATACCGCTATCGGCAGCGGCATGGCGAGAAATACCCCATTACCATTCAGGATACCAAGCCATACACCGATGCCATGACGCTCGTGGAGGGCAACCGGGTGACACCCTTGCGGGTCATTCTGGACACGGGCGCGGGGCACGCCCTGCTCCTCGACCGTACGCGCAACCCCGAAAACCTGCCCCTCCCCGACCGCATTATCCGGGCGCAGCTGGGCCGCGGGCTAAACGGCGTGATCAACGGCAGTATGGGCCGGTTACCCAAAGTACGCTTTGGCCGCTATGAGCTCGACAATATTCTGGCTTCGTTTCCCGACAGTGTGGCGTTTGGCACTAAACTGACCAACTCACCCGAGCGTGTAGGCAACGTGGGCTGCGAACTCCTCCGACGATTTAAAATTACCTTCAACTACCGCGATGGGTTTATCGTGATGAAGCCGATCCGGCGAATTATGAAGGAAACGTTTGAGCACGACATGAGCGGCCTGGAGCTCAAAGCGCGGGGCGAGAGCTTTCAGAATTACTACATCGGTCGGATTATTGAAGGATCACCGGCCGACTTGGCCGGACTGGTTGAGGGCGACGAGTTGTTGCTAATCAACAACACGGCGGCCCACAACATGAGCATCAGCGATATCTACAAGCTCTTGCAGCGGGGCGAGGGCAAAGAAGTAACGATGGTAGTGCGCCGAAAAGGGCACATTGCGCTGGCTCAGTTTGTCTTGAAGCGCGTTATTTAA
- the rpmB gene encoding 50S ribosomal protein L28, whose amino-acid sequence MARVCQLTGKRTRVGNNVSHANNKTKRKFFPNLQKKRFYMESTGEWITMKVATSAIKTINKNGVEATLLKAAERGTLSGRIVVSPK is encoded by the coding sequence ATGGCCAGAGTTTGTCAATTAACAGGTAAGCGCACGCGTGTAGGGAACAATGTCTCACACGCCAACAATAAAACGAAGCGTAAATTTTTCCCGAATCTCCAGAAGAAGCGTTTCTACATGGAGTCGACGGGCGAGTGGATTACCATGAAGGTAGCCACCTCTGCTATCAAGACGATCAACAAAAATGGTGTTGAAGCCACCCTGCTGAAGGCTGCCGAGCGCGGTACGCTTTCGGGCCGGATTGTTGTTTCGCCGAAGTAA
- a CDS encoding DUF885 family protein produces the protein MAIRLLLSGVLCLATLLPSFAQAVSSLYRQTSDMHHLMTQYAADKGSLSRFYTVENSPERRERFERLTTDYLQQLDRVDFDKMPVGSQVDYLLFRRSLLVEQAELAKEAAEVGQIKPWFPFAEGIYALEKVRRRGASLNSEQVAADLAKLARQIGETRATVEKAGPMSAALAQRAEGTAQGLRSALKSVFEFYNQYDPQFTWWIPAPYERADSLLGAYARFFAQKAKAATPPANDGSGIVGTPVGRDEIVRQLAFEYIAYSPEDLIEIANREFAWCDRELLRASRDMGFGDNWKAAQEKVKNSAVPVGKQPEMILRLYDESIAFLKNKDLITIPPIAEETWRMMMMSAERQRFSPFFLGGETLLISYPTAAMSQEEKLMSMRGNNPHFSRSTVHHELIAGHHLQGFMNNRYKTYRRFRTPFWTEGWALYWEMILWDMNFPQSPEDRIGMLFWRMHRCARIIFSLNYHLGKWTPQQCIDFLVDRVGHERANAEGEVRRSFVGGYEPLYQLAYMTGGFQFYALKKELVDSGKMTYKQFHDAVMQENSLPVEMLRAILTGQPLNRSHKANWKFYGDINSGDKRR, from the coding sequence ATGGCTATTCGTTTGCTTCTTAGTGGGGTGCTGTGTCTTGCCACCCTTCTTCCCAGTTTCGCTCAGGCTGTCTCTTCGCTGTATCGCCAAACGAGCGACATGCACCACCTCATGACGCAGTATGCCGCTGATAAGGGGAGCCTGAGCCGGTTTTACACCGTTGAGAACTCCCCCGAACGCCGGGAGCGGTTTGAGCGGCTCACCACCGATTATCTGCAACAACTCGATCGTGTTGATTTCGATAAAATGCCCGTGGGTAGTCAGGTTGATTACCTACTGTTTCGCCGGAGTCTGCTGGTCGAGCAGGCTGAGCTGGCTAAAGAGGCCGCCGAGGTAGGTCAGATTAAGCCCTGGTTTCCGTTTGCTGAGGGGATCTACGCGCTCGAAAAAGTACGTCGGCGTGGAGCATCGCTCAATAGTGAGCAGGTAGCCGCCGATTTGGCGAAGCTGGCCCGGCAAATCGGCGAAACGCGCGCAACAGTCGAGAAGGCAGGACCCATGTCGGCAGCCCTTGCCCAACGGGCCGAAGGAACCGCTCAGGGGCTTCGCTCGGCTCTGAAAAGTGTGTTTGAGTTCTACAACCAGTACGATCCGCAGTTTACGTGGTGGATACCTGCTCCCTACGAGCGTGCCGATAGCCTGTTGGGAGCTTATGCGCGTTTCTTTGCCCAGAAGGCTAAAGCCGCTACGCCCCCGGCCAACGACGGCAGCGGCATTGTTGGTACGCCCGTTGGTCGCGACGAGATTGTGCGACAGCTGGCCTTTGAGTACATCGCTTACTCGCCCGAAGATCTGATCGAAATTGCGAACCGGGAGTTTGCCTGGTGCGACCGTGAGCTACTCCGGGCGTCGCGCGACATGGGTTTCGGCGACAACTGGAAAGCCGCTCAGGAAAAAGTCAAAAACAGCGCGGTACCAGTTGGGAAACAACCCGAAATGATTCTGCGGCTCTACGATGAGTCCATCGCGTTTCTGAAAAACAAAGACCTCATTACCATTCCGCCCATTGCCGAGGAAACCTGGCGGATGATGATGATGTCGGCCGAGCGGCAACGGTTCAGCCCGTTTTTTCTGGGGGGCGAGACACTGCTGATTTCGTACCCGACGGCCGCTATGAGTCAGGAAGAGAAGCTGATGAGTATGCGCGGCAATAACCCCCATTTTTCGCGCTCGACCGTACACCACGAGCTGATTGCAGGCCATCATTTACAGGGTTTCATGAACAACCGCTACAAAACATACCGGCGCTTCCGCACGCCGTTCTGGACTGAGGGCTGGGCGTTGTATTGGGAGATGATTCTGTGGGACATGAACTTCCCGCAGTCGCCCGAAGACCGTATTGGTATGTTGTTCTGGCGGATGCACCGCTGTGCCCGTATCATTTTCTCGCTCAATTACCATTTGGGCAAGTGGACACCCCAACAGTGCATCGATTTCCTTGTCGATCGGGTAGGGCACGAGCGGGCCAATGCTGAGGGGGAGGTGCGCCGTTCATTTGTGGGAGGCTATGAGCCCCTGTATCAGTTGGCGTACATGACAGGCGGGTTTCAGTTCTACGCCCTCAAGAAAGAGCTGGTCGACAGTGGTAAAATGACCTACAAGCAGTTTCATGATGCGGTGATGCAGGAAAATTCGCTACCGGTCGAAATGCTTCGGGCTATTCTGACCGGGCAACCGCTCAACCGCAGCCATAAAGCGAACTGGAAGTTTTACGGCGACATAAACAGCGGGGACAAAAGACGGTGA
- a CDS encoding DUF5522 domain-containing protein → MSTRQKKRTVPGLKDEDYYYTPEGFLVFTAAYHLKRGYCCKNGCRHCPYGFKKTA, encoded by the coding sequence ATGTCCACCCGCCAGAAGAAGCGAACAGTTCCGGGCCTCAAGGACGAGGATTACTATTATACGCCCGAGGGTTTTCTGGTTTTTACGGCCGCTTATCACCTTAAGCGGGGTTACTGCTGCAAAAACGGCTGCCGACACTGCCCCTATGGGTTTAAAAAAACAGCCTAA